One stretch of Pandoraea oxalativorans DNA includes these proteins:
- a CDS encoding F0F1 ATP synthase subunit epsilon, translating into MATIHVDVVSAEEQIFSGKAKFVALPGEAGELGILPGHTPLITRIKPGAVRIEDEAGNEDFVFVAGGILEVQPGTVTVLADTAIRGKDLDEAKANEAKRRAEEAMSNKDSNIEYATAQAELAEAIAQLAAIQKLRRTK; encoded by the coding sequence ATGGCAACCATTCACGTAGACGTCGTCAGCGCGGAAGAGCAGATCTTCTCGGGTAAGGCGAAGTTTGTCGCGCTGCCCGGCGAAGCCGGCGAGCTCGGCATTCTGCCGGGCCACACGCCGCTGATCACGCGCATCAAGCCGGGTGCGGTTCGCATCGAGGACGAAGCAGGCAACGAGGACTTCGTCTTCGTCGCGGGCGGTATTCTCGAAGTGCAGCCGGGCACGGTGACTGTGCTCGCCGACACCGCGATTCGCGGCAAGGATCTGGACGAAGCGAAGGCTAACGAAGCCAAGCGTCGTGCAGAAGAAGCAATGTCGAACAAGGATTCGAACATCGAGTACGCAACCGCTCAGGCCGAACTGGCCGAAGCCATTGCCCAACTCGCTGCGATCCAGAAGCTGCGTCGCACGAAGTAA
- the atpD gene encoding F0F1 ATP synthase subunit beta: MSTALIEGKIVQCIGAVIDVEFPRESMPKIYDALTMEGSELTLEVQQQLGDGVVRTICLGSSEGLRRGMTVQNSGLPITVPVGKPTLGRIMDVLGRPIDEAGPIAKEHTRSIHQKAPAFDELSPSTELLETGIKVIDLICPFAKGGKVGLFGGAGVGKTVNMMELINNIAKEHGGYSVFAGVGERTREGNDFYHEMKDSNVLDKVALVYGQMNEPPGNRLRVALTGLTMAEHFRDEGRDVLFFVDNIYRFTLAGTEVSALLGRMPSAVGYQPTLAEEMGKLQERITSTKTGSITSVQAVYVPADDLTDPSPATTFGHLDATVVLSRDIASLGIYPAVDPLDSTSRQIDPNVIGEEHYAVTRGVQSTLQRYKELRDIIAILGMDELSPDDKLAVARARKIQRFLSQPFHVAEVFTGSPGKYVPLKETIRGFKMIVDGECDHLPEQAFYMVGTIDEAFEKAKKMQ, translated from the coding sequence ATGAGTACTGCTTTGATTGAAGGCAAAATCGTACAGTGCATCGGCGCCGTTATCGACGTGGAATTCCCGCGCGAAAGCATGCCGAAGATCTACGACGCGCTCACCATGGAAGGTTCGGAACTGACGCTCGAAGTCCAGCAACAGCTGGGCGACGGTGTGGTTCGCACCATTTGTCTGGGTTCCTCCGAAGGCCTGCGCCGCGGTATGACGGTGCAAAACTCGGGTCTCCCGATCACGGTGCCGGTCGGTAAGCCGACGCTGGGCCGCATTATGGACGTGCTGGGTCGTCCGATCGACGAAGCCGGTCCGATCGCCAAGGAACACACCCGTTCGATTCACCAGAAGGCTCCGGCATTCGACGAGCTGTCGCCGTCGACGGAACTGCTCGAAACCGGTATCAAGGTTATCGATTTGATCTGCCCGTTCGCCAAGGGCGGTAAGGTGGGTCTGTTCGGTGGCGCCGGTGTGGGCAAGACCGTGAACATGATGGAACTCATCAATAACATCGCCAAGGAACACGGCGGTTATTCGGTGTTTGCCGGCGTGGGCGAGCGTACCCGTGAAGGGAACGACTTCTACCACGAAATGAAGGACTCGAACGTTCTGGACAAGGTCGCACTGGTCTACGGCCAGATGAACGAGCCGCCGGGCAACCGTCTGCGCGTCGCACTGACCGGTCTGACGATGGCCGAGCACTTCCGTGACGAAGGTCGCGACGTGCTGTTCTTCGTGGACAACATCTACCGTTTCACGCTGGCCGGTACCGAAGTGTCGGCACTGCTCGGCCGTATGCCGTCGGCCGTGGGCTATCAGCCGACGCTGGCTGAAGAAATGGGTAAGCTGCAAGAGCGTATTACGTCGACCAAGACTGGCTCGATCACGTCGGTGCAAGCCGTGTACGTGCCTGCCGATGACTTGACCGACCCGTCGCCGGCAACCACCTTCGGTCACTTGGACGCCACCGTCGTTCTGTCGCGTGACATCGCCTCGCTGGGTATCTACCCGGCAGTCGACCCGCTCGACTCGACCTCGCGTCAGATCGACCCGAACGTGATTGGCGAAGAGCACTACGCGGTGACCCGCGGTGTGCAATCGACGCTGCAGCGTTACAAGGAACTGCGCGACATTATCGCGATTCTGGGTATGGACGAACTGTCGCCGGACGACAAGCTGGCCGTGGCCCGCGCTCGTAAGATCCAGCGTTTCCTGTCGCAGCCGTTCCACGTGGCAGAAGTGTTCACGGGTTCGCCGGGCAAGTACGTTCCGCTCAAGGAAACGATCCGCGGCTTCAAGATGATCGTCGACGGCGAATGTGACCACCTGCCGGAACAAGCGTTCTACATGGTTGGCACGATCGACGAAGCGTTCGAAAAAGCCAAGAAGATGCAGTAA
- the atpG gene encoding F0F1 ATP synthase subunit gamma, giving the protein MAGMKEIRGKIKSVQNTRKITKAMEMVAASKMRKAQERMRHARPYADKVRQIAAHMGQANPEYHHPFMVKHADAKAAGIIVVTTDKGLCGGLNTNVLRAVVAKMKDIEAQGLKIEATAIGGKGFGFLNRIGAKVVSHVVQLGDTPHLDKLIGAVKLQLDAYAEGKLDAVYLAYNRFVNTMKQEAVVEQLLPLPEKFEGESDDPSAVPAQHSWDYIYEPDAKTVVDPLLVRYVEAVVYQAVAENMASEQSARMVAMKAASDNAKTVIGELQMVYNKGRQAAITKELSEIVGGAAAV; this is encoded by the coding sequence ATGGCTGGAATGAAGGAAATTCGCGGCAAGATCAAGAGCGTGCAAAACACGCGCAAGATCACCAAGGCCATGGAAATGGTGGCCGCGTCGAAGATGCGCAAGGCGCAGGAACGCATGCGTCATGCCCGGCCGTACGCTGACAAGGTGCGCCAGATCGCCGCGCATATGGGCCAGGCGAATCCGGAATACCACCACCCGTTCATGGTGAAGCATGCGGACGCGAAAGCGGCCGGCATCATCGTGGTGACGACGGACAAGGGCCTGTGCGGCGGCTTGAACACCAACGTGCTGCGTGCCGTGGTGGCCAAGATGAAGGATATCGAAGCACAGGGCCTGAAGATCGAGGCCACCGCTATCGGCGGCAAGGGCTTCGGTTTCCTGAACCGTATCGGCGCGAAGGTGGTATCGCACGTTGTGCAACTGGGCGACACCCCGCATCTGGACAAGCTGATCGGTGCTGTGAAGCTGCAGCTCGACGCGTATGCCGAAGGCAAGCTCGACGCCGTTTATCTGGCTTATAACCGCTTCGTCAACACGATGAAGCAGGAAGCCGTGGTCGAACAGCTGCTGCCGCTGCCGGAGAAGTTCGAAGGCGAGTCGGACGACCCGAGCGCCGTGCCGGCGCAGCATTCGTGGGACTACATCTACGAACCGGATGCGAAGACGGTCGTCGATCCCCTGCTGGTGCGTTACGTCGAAGCTGTCGTGTATCAGGCAGTCGCGGAGAACATGGCGTCGGAACAGTCCGCCCGCATGGTGGCCATGAAGGCCGCATCGGACAATGCAAAGACCGTGATCGGTGAATTGCAGATGGTCTACAACAAGGGCCGTCAAGCAGCGATTACGAAGGAACTGTCCGAAATCGTGGGTGGCGCCGCCGCAGTTTAA
- the atpA gene encoding F0F1 ATP synthase subunit alpha, with translation MQLNPSEISELIKSRIQGLDSGAEVRNEGTVISVTDGICRIHGLSNVMQGEMLEFPGNTFGLALNLERDSVGAVILGEYEHISEGDTVKCTGRILEVPVGPELKGRVVDALGLPIDGKGPINAKETDAIEKIAPGVIWRKSVSQPLQTGTKAIDAMVPIGRGQRELIIGDRQTGKTAVAIDTIISQKGKGVTCVYVAIGQKASSIMNVVRKLEEHGAMEYTIIVTATASDSAAMQFIAPYAGCTMGEYFRDRGEDALIIYDDLTKQAWAYRQISLLLRRPPGREAYPGDVFYLHSRLLERAARVSEEYVEKFTNGAVKGQSGSLTALPIIETQAGDVTAFVPTNVISITDGQIFLETDLFNAGIRPAINAGISVSRVGGAAQTKVIKKLSGGIRTDLAQYRELAAFAQFASDLDEATRKQLERGRRVTELLKQPQYAPLQVWELAVSLFAANNGYLDDLEIAQVLPFEKGLREVLKTSHGALIGRIEETKDLSKDDDAALHAAIKDFKKTGAY, from the coding sequence ATGCAACTCAATCCCTCTGAAATCAGCGAACTGATCAAGAGCCGGATTCAAGGTCTCGATAGCGGCGCCGAAGTCCGTAACGAAGGCACCGTGATCTCGGTGACTGACGGCATCTGCCGCATCCACGGCCTGTCGAACGTGATGCAGGGCGAAATGCTGGAATTCCCGGGCAATACGTTCGGTCTGGCACTGAACCTCGAGCGCGACTCCGTCGGCGCCGTGATTCTGGGCGAATACGAGCACATCTCGGAAGGCGACACCGTCAAGTGCACGGGCCGCATTCTGGAAGTGCCGGTCGGCCCGGAACTGAAGGGCCGCGTCGTTGACGCACTGGGCCTGCCGATCGACGGCAAGGGTCCGATCAACGCGAAGGAAACCGACGCAATCGAAAAGATTGCCCCGGGCGTGATCTGGCGTAAGTCGGTCTCGCAGCCGCTGCAAACCGGTACGAAGGCTATCGACGCCATGGTGCCGATCGGCCGCGGCCAGCGTGAGCTGATCATTGGTGACCGTCAGACGGGTAAGACCGCTGTCGCCATCGACACGATCATTTCGCAGAAGGGCAAGGGCGTGACCTGCGTCTACGTCGCGATCGGCCAGAAGGCTTCGTCGATCATGAACGTGGTGCGCAAGCTCGAAGAGCACGGCGCGATGGAATACACGATCATCGTGACCGCCACCGCTTCGGACTCGGCCGCCATGCAGTTCATCGCACCGTACGCCGGTTGCACGATGGGCGAATACTTCCGCGATCGTGGCGAAGACGCGCTGATCATTTATGACGACTTGACCAAGCAAGCCTGGGCCTATCGTCAGATCTCGCTGCTGCTGCGCCGCCCGCCGGGCCGCGAAGCTTACCCGGGTGACGTGTTCTATCTCCACTCGCGTCTGCTTGAGCGTGCTGCCCGCGTCTCGGAAGAGTACGTCGAGAAGTTCACGAACGGCGCAGTCAAGGGCCAGAGCGGCTCGCTGACGGCACTGCCGATCATTGAAACGCAAGCCGGTGACGTGACCGCATTCGTTCCGACGAACGTGATCTCGATTACCGACGGCCAGATCTTCCTGGAAACCGACCTGTTCAACGCCGGTATCCGCCCCGCAATCAACGCCGGTATCTCGGTGTCGCGTGTGGGTGGTGCAGCGCAGACGAAGGTCATCAAGAAGCTGTCGGGCGGTATCCGTACCGACCTCGCACAGTACCGTGAGCTGGCTGCGTTCGCGCAGTTCGCTTCGGACCTGGACGAAGCCACCCGCAAGCAGCTCGAGCGCGGCCGCCGCGTGACGGAACTGCTCAAGCAGCCGCAATACGCGCCGCTGCAAGTGTGGGAACTGGCTGTGTCGCTGTTCGCCGCCAACAACGGCTATCTGGACGATCTCGAAATCGCTCAGGTTCTGCCGTTCGAAAAGGGTCTGCGCGAAGTTCTGAAGACGAGCCACGGCGCGCTCATCGGCCGCATCGAAGAGACCAAAGATCTCTCGAAGGACGACGACGCTGCTCTGCACGCTGCGATCAAGGACTTCAAGAAGACCGGCGCTTACTAA